A DNA window from Bacillus andreraoultii contains the following coding sequences:
- a CDS encoding ISLre2 family transposase — translation MNDIISTLTMKELEKITYSALQESFSQVMAQTLQELDEAIATGRDKKRFYLKDKRTLKFESVFGQVELKRNYYQDKETGKYVYLLDQYLAFDGTKGMSPVVQDLAIELAVTGVSYRQASQAMERLLGYPVISHEAIRQQLLNTEVVPEKSVPLEQDVVFVEVDGLYTKSQEKKKKGREVKIASVHQGWEMNGKRAKLIEKRHFIHQGKLPFWEEFEQYLMETYEYNPTKHHLVINGDGAKWITSCREYFRHNATFVIDRFHVARDVQRLFRKHPRYRAIRKKLANYDWKGFMVELNSAVGTLENEKKEERLEELIAQLSQYPEALGDYREKLKKKGIDTTEFRPMGSADGTMSVFARRLKNGRSWCNLGLDKFIDVFVALQDNLEIKTLQGILEQTQEVEQTSIQAKPPKHFVEKLRDSAAEATRNNLGYLKQSVRKPITAALKGLRGI, via the coding sequence ATGAACGATATCATATCTACGCTAACAATGAAAGAATTAGAAAAAATTACATACAGCGCTTTACAGGAAAGTTTTTCTCAGGTCATGGCACAAACACTACAAGAATTAGATGAGGCGATTGCCACAGGAAGGGATAAGAAGAGGTTTTATCTAAAGGATAAGCGAACGTTAAAATTTGAATCCGTCTTTGGGCAAGTGGAATTGAAAAGAAATTATTATCAGGATAAGGAAACTGGAAAGTACGTCTATTTATTAGACCAATATTTAGCTTTTGATGGCACAAAAGGAATGAGTCCAGTTGTACAAGATTTGGCTATTGAATTAGCTGTTACAGGTGTTTCTTATCGTCAGGCCAGTCAAGCAATGGAGAGGCTTTTAGGTTATCCCGTGATTAGTCATGAAGCCATACGCCAGCAACTTTTAAATACTGAGGTGGTTCCCGAAAAATCTGTGCCACTTGAACAAGATGTTGTATTCGTTGAGGTTGACGGACTTTACACGAAAAGCCAAGAGAAAAAGAAAAAAGGACGAGAAGTTAAAATTGCCAGTGTGCATCAGGGCTGGGAAATGAATGGCAAGCGAGCAAAGTTAATTGAAAAACGGCATTTCATTCATCAAGGTAAACTGCCTTTTTGGGAAGAGTTTGAGCAGTATCTCATGGAAACTTATGAGTACAATCCAACCAAGCACCATCTCGTTATTAATGGGGATGGCGCGAAGTGGATTACATCCTGCCGAGAATATTTCAGGCACAATGCCACTTTTGTCATTGATCGTTTTCATGTAGCCCGCGATGTGCAGCGTCTGTTTAGAAAGCATCCAAGATATCGAGCTATTCGAAAGAAACTGGCAAACTATGATTGGAAAGGTTTCATGGTGGAATTAAATAGTGCAGTGGGTACACTGGAAAACGAAAAGAAAGAAGAACGGTTGGAAGAATTAATAGCGCAACTCTCTCAATATCCGGAGGCACTTGGTGACTATCGTGAGAAGTTGAAAAAGAAAGGCATAGATACAACAGAATTCCGTCCAATGGGGAGTGCCGATGGAACGATGAGTGTGTTCGCTAGACGGCTTAAAAATGGACGTAGCTGGTGTAATTTAGGTCTTGATAAATTCATCGATGTCTTTGTCGCACTTCAAGACAACTTGGAGATTAAAACATTGCAAGGAATACTTGAACAAACGCAGGAAGTAGAGCAGACAAGTATCCAAGCAAAACCACCTAAACACTTTGTAGAAAAACTGAGGGATAGCGCCGCAGAAGCGACGCGAAACAATCTTGGTTATTTAAAGCAGTCTGTAAGAAAACCAATAACAGCAGCTTTAAAGGGACTCAGAGGAATTTAA
- a CDS encoding ABC transporter permease, with protein MVKNSLLSKYMAMIFLLPLFLTIVGVMNYTTNLHVFEEVGMVGWMGTWTQVEFLYGMVLCPVLSSVFVALLCRFEHAYGGWEQLLAFPISKNAVYLSKMIWAWSLIGLTNTVLFGYFFVIGKLMGVSGIFPFISVLKLFFGGWFATLPLIAIQLWLSTRLKNFALPIAINFAFVMPNVFISSSKYGKYYPWSQPAYAMTPENQLGVIQSLQDFYLVVIIIFVIFCIIGLFNFVRIEFR; from the coding sequence ATGGTTAAAAATTCGCTGTTATCCAAGTATATGGCTATGATTTTTCTTCTTCCGCTTTTTCTTACAATTGTTGGGGTAATGAACTATACGACAAATCTGCATGTGTTTGAGGAAGTGGGCATGGTTGGGTGGATGGGCACCTGGACGCAAGTAGAATTTTTGTATGGTATGGTTTTGTGCCCAGTTTTATCCAGTGTGTTTGTTGCCCTCTTATGCCGTTTTGAACATGCATATGGAGGATGGGAGCAATTGCTGGCCTTTCCAATTTCTAAAAATGCAGTTTACTTATCCAAAATGATTTGGGCGTGGTCTCTAATCGGTTTGACAAATACGGTTTTATTTGGGTATTTTTTTGTAATTGGGAAATTAATGGGGGTCTCGGGGATTTTCCCTTTTATAAGTGTATTAAAACTGTTTTTCGGAGGATGGTTTGCAACATTGCCATTAATTGCAATACAACTTTGGCTATCCACTCGATTGAAAAATTTTGCTCTTCCAATAGCCATTAATTTTGCTTTTGTTATGCCTAATGTCTTTATATCCAGTTCAAAGTATGGAAAGTATTATCCGTGGTCCCAGCCAGCTTATGCAATGACACCAGAGAACCAACTCGGAGTTATACAGTCTCTTCAAGATTTTTATTTGGTTGTTATTATTATATTCGTAATATTTTGTATAATTGGACTTTTTAATTTTGTGAGGATTGAGTTTAGATAA
- a CDS encoding GNAT family N-acetyltransferase: MPAFAVIHGSYPGRVFVDHENSPKVAIVWAIGRWMYLEGNIATNQEKSELKRFFREIVMPDCKKRSRNWFEIYTNDSKQLEEYSLKEIDFLKVDKHYESVYTLNVEKFLQVAKRSKRNEEKVEFRNFDIIPESLEETSYVKNSTLSKKTVGVVIKRGNTILSIAKNNGFTFGKEYFIDIDTFKEEERKKGYATLAAIKIISYFLEKNMFPLWETTESNIPSQKLALKLGFEPMERYPVFEFRLK; this comes from the coding sequence ATTCCAGCATTTGCAGTCATTCATGGTAGTTATCCAGGGAGAGTTTTTGTAGATCATGAAAACAGTCCCAAAGTTGCTATTGTTTGGGCCATTGGAAGGTGGATGTATTTAGAAGGTAACATAGCAACTAATCAAGAAAAATCTGAGTTAAAACGATTTTTTCGAGAAATTGTAATGCCAGATTGCAAGAAGAGGAGCAGAAATTGGTTTGAAATATATACGAATGATTCTAAACAGTTAGAAGAGTATTCCTTGAAGGAAATTGATTTTTTAAAGGTTGATAAGCATTACGAATCAGTGTATACGCTAAACGTTGAAAAGTTTTTACAAGTTGCTAAAAGGAGCAAAAGAAATGAAGAGAAAGTTGAATTTAGAAATTTTGACATAATTCCAGAATCATTGGAGGAAACTTCATATGTAAAGAACTCAACATTATCTAAAAAGACCGTTGGGGTAGTTATTAAAAGGGGGAATACGATTCTATCAATCGCCAAAAATAACGGTTTTACTTTTGGTAAGGAATATTTTATCGACATCGATACATTTAAAGAAGAGGAAAGAAAGAAGGGATATGCTACTCTCGCTGCGATAAAGATAATTTCTTATTTTTTAGAAAAAAATATGTTTCCCCTGTGGGAAACTACAGAAAGCAATATTCCTTCACAAAAGCTTGCTTTAAAACTCGGATTTGAACCTATGGAACGTTATCCAGTATTTGAATTTAGGTTAAAGTAG
- a CDS encoding flavodoxin family protein, with product MSIAIIYGGTRQNGNTEILTEKAVQGITAEKIYLKDFKIQSIEDLRHEEGGFHTIHDEHNLVIERMMPHDILVFATPIYWYSMSGIMKNFIDRWSQTLRDKKYPDFKHSMANKKAYVIAVGGDYPNIKGLPLIQQFHYIFDFVGISFEGYIIGRGNKPGDVYNDKEALLAANELQKKLILEINK from the coding sequence ATGTCTATTGCCATTATTTACGGAGGAACTCGACAAAATGGTAATACTGAAATACTTACTGAGAAAGCGGTTCAAGGGATTACTGCAGAAAAAATCTATTTAAAGGACTTTAAAATTCAATCCATTGAAGATTTACGACATGAAGAAGGGGGGTTTCATACGATTCATGATGAACACAATTTAGTTATAGAACGTATGATGCCCCATGACATTCTTGTATTTGCAACACCGATTTATTGGTATAGCATGTCCGGCATCATGAAAAACTTTATTGATCGCTGGTCTCAGACATTAAGGGATAAAAAATATCCTGACTTTAAACATTCCATGGCAAATAAGAAAGCCTATGTAATTGCGGTAGGAGGAGATTATCCAAACATAAAAGGTCTACCGTTGATACAGCAGTTTCATTATATTTTTGATTTTGTTGGTATTTCTTTTGAGGGTTATATAATTGGAAGAGGAAACAAACCTGGTGATGTATATAATGATAAAGAAGCGCTTTTAGCCGCTAATGAACTGCAAAAGAAGCTTATATTGGAAATAAATAAATAA
- a CDS encoding GNAT family N-acetyltransferase: MVKVKKLKDCTITDAVNAWNAGFEGYSIDVKMTADRFLERMVKEDLSVSLSIIAFDDKQPIGIVLNGIREINGKKVAWNGGTGVAKAYRSKGIGKKLVDVSISILKQNGVDIATLEVLKDNEKAISLYKDMGYKEVGILEYLNLNKALCQNPIPHLKRKVTVKQVLLQQIGKQFFYKAMNPWQTQWQSAKQGEGIIVEGEVGQVLGYAYYQRIFNSKGNHISTILFQCEARPNLKNAEEVIYFMLGHIFGDFKNVLNRIVPNLPVRESELTYKVLKQIGFQTAVQQLSMRKELKLPTLSGK; encoded by the coding sequence TTGGTTAAAGTTAAAAAGTTGAAAGATTGTACAATAACAGATGCTGTTAATGCTTGGAATGCAGGATTTGAAGGGTATTCAATTGATGTCAAGATGACCGCTGATAGGTTTTTGGAAAGGATGGTAAAGGAGGATTTATCCGTTAGTCTATCTATCATTGCCTTTGACGACAAACAACCGATAGGAATTGTTTTAAATGGAATAAGAGAAATAAACGGTAAAAAAGTTGCTTGGAATGGAGGAACTGGTGTTGCCAAGGCATACCGATCTAAAGGTATAGGAAAAAAATTAGTGGATGTAAGTATCTCTATTTTAAAACAAAACGGTGTAGATATTGCAACACTTGAGGTGTTAAAAGATAACGAGAAAGCAATTTCCTTATATAAGGATATGGGATATAAAGAAGTGGGGATATTAGAGTATTTAAATCTTAATAAAGCTTTGTGTCAAAATCCAATCCCTCATTTAAAAAGAAAAGTTACTGTTAAACAAGTGTTGCTACAGCAAATAGGCAAACAATTTTTTTATAAAGCAATGAACCCTTGGCAAACGCAATGGCAGAGTGCTAAACAGGGCGAAGGAATCATCGTTGAAGGCGAAGTTGGACAGGTGCTTGGCTATGCTTATTATCAAAGGATCTTCAATTCCAAAGGGAATCATATAAGTACTATTTTGTTCCAATGTGAAGCAAGACCAAATTTAAAAAATGCAGAGGAAGTAATTTATTTTATGCTCGGTCATATTTTTGGAGATTTTAAAAACGTTCTTAATCGAATAGTTCCCAACTTACCGGTCCGAGAAAGTGAACTAACTTATAAGGTGTTAAAACAGATTGGATTTCAAACAGCAGTTCAGCAATTAAGTATGAGGAAAGAATTAAAGTTACCTACGTTATCGGGTAAGTAA
- a CDS encoding helix-turn-helix transcriptional regulator — MMLENRVRELRARFRWTQQDLADAIGVTRQTIGLIEKGDYSPSVTMALKIANAFNVSVEEVFYLKERND; from the coding sequence TTGATGCTTGAGAATAGGGTTCGAGAGTTACGTGCACGGTTTAGATGGACACAACAAGACTTAGCTGATGCAATTGGCGTTACAAGGCAAACAATAGGATTAATTGAAAAAGGGGATTATTCCCCATCTGTAACGATGGCATTAAAAATTGCAAATGCTTTTAATGTTTCTGTTGAAGAAGTTTTTTATTTAAAGGAAAGGAATGATTAA
- a CDS encoding VanZ family protein, with the protein MTAKGKKTLPQKRTVIFTVTILYTILILYFIFFAFGRIGASASTTGVTFIFFPIEFYHLPKISDFLHPTLMDFVDLGNVAAFIPFGILIPLLFRVKFIRFFSLFFLSILVIETIQALTLLGSFDINDAIQNSLGASIGFGAYKLGYRTKNFWLNMAITGISCIVLLIGVLAICGIVEKTLTKAEGPFIALNELKDSSGHTTAGTKPYSFKVSGQNVEPEYNVFDAKSKGSETYTYTSKKEIIFSFYYGIPDLMDSDGGIRVLVDGREVLSGSGTEQMNYPELFPQMFEIPLERTSKIMIVVKGNIKLWDVGFREMKYFWN; encoded by the coding sequence ATGACTGCCAAGGGCAAAAAAACATTGCCACAAAAACGTACAGTTATTTTTACCGTAACTATTCTTTATACTATTTTGATACTATATTTTATTTTTTTCGCTTTCGGCAGAATAGGTGCATCTGCAAGCACGACTGGGGTCACCTTTATTTTCTTTCCGATTGAGTTCTACCATTTGCCAAAGATTTCTGATTTTCTGCATCCTACTCTGATGGATTTCGTAGATCTAGGGAATGTGGCAGCCTTCATTCCATTCGGCATATTGATTCCATTGTTATTCCGTGTGAAGTTTATTCGTTTCTTTTCATTGTTCTTCCTGTCTATTCTCGTGATCGAAACCATACAGGCACTAACTTTGCTCGGAAGCTTTGATATTAACGATGCCATACAAAACTCTTTAGGTGCAAGCATTGGATTCGGAGCGTACAAACTGGGGTATCGGACAAAGAACTTTTGGCTAAATATGGCTATTACCGGTATCTCGTGTATTGTTCTTCTAATCGGGGTATTAGCAATTTGCGGAATTGTGGAGAAAACGTTGACCAAAGCAGAGGGTCCCTTTATAGCTTTGAATGAACTGAAAGATAGTTCCGGGCATACAACAGCAGGAACAAAACCGTACAGCTTTAAAGTTAGCGGTCAAAACGTTGAACCTGAATATAATGTATTTGACGCCAAAAGCAAAGGAAGTGAAACCTACACGTATACGTCCAAGAAGGAGATTATTTTTTCATTTTATTATGGAATACCGGACTTAATGGATAGTGATGGAGGTATACGAGTTTTAGTCGATGGTCGTGAGGTATTATCCGGCTCTGGAACGGAGCAAATGAATTATCCGGAATTGTTCCCACAAATGTTTGAAATTCCACTTGAACGTACAAGCAAGATTATGATAGTCGTTAAGGGAAATATAAAGCTTTGGGATGTAGGGTTTAGGGAAATGAAATATTTCTGGAATTGA
- a CDS encoding NAD(P)/FAD-dependent oxidoreductase — translation MKEVDVVIIGGGPAGLSAGLILGRARKKTLIIDGGQPRNAVTREAHAFLTRDGISPHEFRNIAKEQLRTYPSVSHLEDTVELIVGEDGQFLLETASAVKIAARKLLFAIGMKDRDLGIPGLAEVYGKSAFVCPYCDGWELRDQQLVVINRGATLMHFVPLLSGWSKQLVVCTTGPDELSEAEREELRAHNIPVFNTPIHSIQSNEGMVNHVKLEDGTEIPCTGIFFKSELVIGSELPVALGCRISDTGIIEVDEFGKTSVPGVYAAGDATTHLHQSIVAAASGAGSAAAINGELNREEWQKSNV, via the coding sequence ATGAAGGAAGTTGATGTTGTTATTATTGGAGGAGGTCCTGCTGGTTTAAGTGCTGGACTTATATTAGGACGAGCTAGGAAGAAGACATTGATTATCGATGGGGGGCAACCGCGTAATGCAGTCACTAGAGAGGCTCATGCCTTTTTAACACGTGATGGCATTAGCCCACATGAATTTAGAAATATTGCAAAAGAACAGCTTCGCACGTATCCGTCGGTTTCCCATTTGGAAGATACGGTCGAGTTGATAGTAGGTGAAGATGGACAATTTTTGTTGGAAACTGCTTCAGCGGTGAAGATAGCCGCAAGAAAACTGTTGTTTGCTATCGGAATGAAGGATCGTGATCTTGGTATACCAGGGTTGGCGGAGGTCTATGGTAAGAGTGCGTTTGTATGCCCGTATTGTGATGGCTGGGAACTAAGGGATCAGCAATTAGTTGTCATAAACAGAGGAGCGACATTAATGCATTTTGTCCCATTGCTTTCTGGGTGGTCGAAGCAGTTAGTAGTTTGTACAACTGGTCCTGATGAATTGAGTGAAGCAGAACGTGAAGAATTGCGTGCACATAATATCCCGGTATTCAATACGCCAATTCATTCAATCCAATCAAATGAGGGCATGGTAAACCATGTTAAGCTTGAAGATGGAACAGAAATTCCGTGCACAGGAATTTTCTTCAAATCAGAATTGGTAATTGGATCGGAATTGCCAGTCGCACTTGGTTGCCGTATATCGGATACAGGAATAATTGAAGTCGATGAGTTTGGAAAAACAAGTGTACCTGGTGTTTATGCAGCGGGGGATGCAACTACACACTTGCACCAATCTATTGTTGCAGCTGCTTCAGGCGCTGGATCCGCAGCCGCAATAAACGGAGAATTAAATCGAGAAGAATGGCAGAAGAGCAACGTTTGA
- a CDS encoding Rrf2 family transcriptional regulator has product MKFSKATDYALHTMLFLTAATPDKPVGVQLLAEKQKVSPTYLSKILTKLVKAGMIESITGVNGGYRLKRNWGDISFLDIIHAIEGSASLFDCSFDHGPDCPIQRVVLAAEEKMEEHLRNKKMSDLVQEMNIVF; this is encoded by the coding sequence ATGAAGTTTTCAAAGGCTACAGATTATGCTCTACATACGATGCTTTTTCTTACTGCAGCGACTCCGGATAAACCTGTTGGCGTTCAGCTGCTTGCTGAGAAGCAAAAGGTGTCACCAACTTATCTGTCCAAGATACTGACCAAGCTAGTAAAGGCTGGTATGATTGAATCCATAACAGGAGTGAATGGTGGATACAGGCTGAAACGAAATTGGGGAGATATTTCATTTCTTGACATTATTCATGCGATTGAGGGATCAGCCTCTTTGTTTGATTGTAGTTTCGATCACGGGCCAGATTGTCCGATTCAAAGAGTAGTATTGGCAGCAGAGGAAAAAATGGAAGAGCATTTGAGAAATAAAAAAATGTCCGATCTTGTGCAGGAAATGAACATCGTTTTCTAG
- a CDS encoding metal ABC transporter permease — translation MEMFFYGFMQRAFQASFLISLIAPILGLFLVLRRQSLMADTLSHVSLAGVALGLLIGINPTWTNILVVIIIAILLEFLRQIYRTYSEISIAILMSVGMAVALVLMEIGAGRTTLSVTQFLFGSIVTINKEQIWMLLGLTIIIGLLYLIYQKPMYVLTFDEETAFTVGLPIKMMSILFNVLTGVTIAVIMPIVGILLVSAIIILPAAISLRLSKSFYGVILNGMVIALVGMLSGLVASYELGTPPGASITIILMLIFAVITLAKYMLHYLKFDRLFNKSQG, via the coding sequence TTGGAGATGTTTTTCTATGGATTCATGCAAAGAGCTTTCCAAGCTTCATTTTTAATCTCATTAATCGCTCCAATATTAGGATTGTTTTTGGTATTGCGTAGGCAATCACTAATGGCAGATACTTTATCTCATGTCTCGTTAGCTGGGGTAGCGCTAGGTCTGTTAATTGGTATCAATCCGACATGGACCAATATTCTCGTGGTAATCATCATCGCAATTCTACTTGAATTTTTGCGTCAGATTTATCGCACATATTCTGAAATTTCGATTGCCATATTAATGTCTGTCGGAATGGCAGTAGCGCTTGTCTTGATGGAAATAGGTGCTGGTAGAACTACATTAAGTGTAACGCAATTTCTATTCGGTTCAATTGTTACTATTAACAAAGAACAAATATGGATGTTACTAGGATTAACGATTATTATCGGATTATTATATTTAATATATCAAAAACCTATGTATGTTCTTACATTTGATGAGGAAACAGCTTTTACAGTTGGCCTGCCTATTAAAATGATGTCGATTTTGTTTAATGTGTTAACAGGGGTCACAATAGCAGTAATAATGCCGATTGTCGGGATTTTACTTGTCTCAGCCATTATCATTTTACCTGCAGCTATCTCGCTTCGTTTAAGCAAAAGCTTCTACGGTGTCATATTAAATGGAATGGTCATTGCACTTGTCGGCATGTTAAGTGGTTTAGTCGCTTCTTATGAATTGGGTACACCACCAGGCGCTTCCATCACAATAATTTTAATGTTGATTTTTGCAGTCATAACACTTGCAAAGTACATGTTACATTACTTGAAATTTGATAGACTATTTAATAAAAGTCAAGGCTAG
- a CDS encoding metal ABC transporter ATP-binding protein, producing MNYIKVKNLAFHYEDEPVLENISFEVDPGDFVMLTGENGAAKTTLLRNILGLLKPSKGSVQLSSKNRMGEKLVVGYVSQQVASFNAGFPSTVLELVQSGRFQRGKWFKRLDKEDKEHVRRSLESVGMWEMRHKKIGELSGGQKQRISIARVFSTDPDLFILDEPTIGMDVHSRNEFYKLLKHNSTEHDKGILMVTHDHEEIRHYANKHIELIRKEDSPWRCFSMDSCKELSKLHF from the coding sequence ATGAATTATATTAAAGTGAAAAATCTTGCCTTTCATTATGAAGATGAACCAGTACTAGAAAATATTTCTTTTGAAGTAGATCCAGGAGATTTTGTGATGCTTACGGGAGAAAATGGTGCGGCTAAGACAACACTTTTGCGGAATATTTTAGGCCTCCTTAAACCATCAAAAGGAAGTGTTCAACTTTCATCTAAAAACCGTATGGGTGAAAAGTTAGTTGTAGGCTATGTTTCCCAACAGGTCGCTTCCTTTAATGCAGGTTTCCCGAGCACTGTACTAGAACTGGTGCAGTCAGGGCGTTTTCAAAGAGGCAAATGGTTTAAAAGGTTAGATAAAGAAGATAAAGAGCATGTTCGTCGTTCCCTTGAATCAGTGGGAATGTGGGAGATGCGTCATAAAAAGATAGGGGAATTATCAGGTGGACAAAAGCAGCGGATATCAATTGCTCGTGTGTTCTCAACAGATCCAGATTTGTTTATATTAGATGAACCTACAATTGGAATGGATGTACATTCACGTAATGAATTTTATAAATTATTGAAGCACAATAGTACAGAGCATGACAAGGGTATTTTAATGGTTACACACGATCATGAAGAGATTCGTCACTACGCTAATAAACACATTGAGTTGATACGGAAGGAGGACTCACCTTGGAGATGTTTTTCTATGGATTCATGCAAAGAGCTTTCCAAGCTTCATTTTTAA
- a CDS encoding metal ABC transporter solute-binding protein, Zn/Mn family, which yields MKRNSLVAILLITMIGVILFGCQNEENTSDDKLSVITSFYPMYEFTKQVAGDRADVMLMVSDGQDAHHYEPSAKDVAHVNEADVFVYSSEDMEHWVSSLLKTIENDNLVIARAADGVDLANHDHGHSHHHETNHEATEIITINGVEHHYHKGDMIKLIAEIDEGVDYDHWHWYTRKGSDEEWKTVPNQFGPEFNYEAIEESFEVRAVLYDEAHNEIAQSEIIEIVIDNHHGHDQNHDHEHGSEETAAKVDIIGIADHYHTGDVVSLVAKLKEETDLENWQWLTRENHYEEWEVVTGQETDHFEYKTSEESFEVKAVLYDNDHNVYAESEPVSVLIDNHDNQDPHIWLDPVLAQEQVKVIRDALINADPDGKDIYEKNAESFIKELHELHKNYESAFKDAKNRVFVVQHQAFGYLAKRYNLEQIAIGGLSTEVEPSPSRIAEIGDLVKEYNVPVIYYQQGANSAIAQTVANETGTETAVLYDLEVISKELHDKNLGYLDAMRENLKSLQLSIQ from the coding sequence ATGAAACGAAATAGCTTAGTGGCAATTTTACTTATTACAATGATTGGTGTTATTCTTTTTGGCTGTCAAAATGAAGAAAACACTTCAGATGATAAGCTTTCGGTTATAACATCATTTTATCCAATGTATGAATTTACTAAACAAGTAGCTGGGGATCGAGCAGACGTAATGTTAATGGTCTCTGATGGGCAAGATGCACACCACTATGAACCAAGTGCTAAAGACGTGGCACATGTCAATGAAGCAGACGTGTTTGTTTATAGTAGTGAAGATATGGAGCATTGGGTAAGCAGCCTACTCAAAACAATTGAAAACGATAATCTTGTTATAGCTCGTGCAGCGGATGGTGTTGATTTAGCCAATCATGACCACGGACATAGTCATCATCATGAAACAAATCATGAAGCTACTGAAATTATAACAATTAATGGTGTTGAGCACCATTATCATAAGGGTGACATGATTAAGTTAATTGCAGAAATTGATGAAGGTGTAGATTATGATCATTGGCATTGGTATACAAGAAAAGGTTCTGACGAGGAGTGGAAAACTGTTCCAAATCAATTTGGACCTGAATTCAATTATGAAGCAATTGAAGAAAGTTTTGAGGTGCGAGCGGTATTATATGATGAAGCTCATAATGAAATTGCACAGTCAGAAATAATAGAAATTGTTATTGATAATCATCATGGACACGATCAAAACCATGACCACGAACATGGAAGTGAAGAAACAGCTGCAAAAGTGGATATAATCGGGATTGCTGATCATTATCATACAGGAGATGTCGTTTCACTTGTTGCTAAGCTTAAAGAAGAGACTGACCTTGAGAATTGGCAATGGCTTACACGCGAAAACCATTATGAAGAATGGGAAGTAGTCACTGGTCAAGAAACGGACCATTTTGAGTATAAAACGTCTGAAGAAAGTTTTGAAGTTAAAGCAGTACTTTATGATAATGATCATAATGTTTACGCAGAATCAGAGCCAGTGTCCGTTTTAATTGACAATCATGACAATCAAGATCCTCATATTTGGTTAGATCCAGTTTTGGCACAAGAGCAAGTAAAGGTTATCCGTGACGCACTTATTAATGCGGATCCAGATGGAAAAGACATCTACGAAAAAAATGCGGAATCATTTATTAAAGAACTTCATGAATTGCATAAAAATTATGAATCCGCATTTAAAGATGCAAAAAATCGGGTGTTTGTCGTACAACACCAAGCGTTTGGATACCTTGCTAAGCGTTATAATTTAGAGCAGATTGCTATTGGTGGCTTATCTACAGAAGTCGAACCAAGTCCTTCACGTATTGCAGAGATTGGAGACTTAGTGAAAGAATATAATGTGCCAGTTATCTATTATCAACAAGGAGCTAACTCAGCAATTGCACAAACTGTCGCCAATGAAACAGGAACGGAGACAGCAGTACTATATGATTTAGAAGTAATATCTAAAGAATTACATGATAAGAATTTAGGCTATTTAGACGCAATGCGTGAGAACCTGAAATCTCTACAGTTAAGTATTCAATAA